A single region of the Solwaraspora sp. WMMD791 genome encodes:
- a CDS encoding VOC family protein: MPVSEVHHVAVTVSDVDRAADFYEKALGYRRTLRADVAGPGIEVSLGLPAGTTGRVQYLQGPSQIGQLELIEWNGTATRTATGGHLELGTFLLSFAVPLAEMDELYARLVELGAQCLSPPNQVLLDNYGPITAFAARDLDGNLLEFVALPSREEILARRREGGS, encoded by the coding sequence TGCCGGTGAGCGAAGTGCACCATGTGGCCGTGACCGTATCCGACGTCGACCGCGCCGCGGACTTCTACGAGAAGGCGCTGGGCTACCGCCGGACACTGCGGGCCGACGTCGCCGGTCCCGGTATCGAGGTGTCGCTGGGCCTGCCCGCCGGCACCACCGGCCGGGTCCAGTACCTGCAGGGGCCGAGCCAGATCGGGCAGCTGGAGCTGATCGAGTGGAACGGCACCGCGACCCGGACGGCGACCGGTGGACATCTGGAACTGGGTACCTTCCTGCTCAGCTTCGCGGTGCCGCTGGCGGAGATGGACGAGCTGTACGCCCGGCTGGTCGAGCTGGGCGCGCAGTGCCTGAGCCCACCGAACCAGGTCCTGCTCGACAACTACGGGCCGATCACCGCGTTCGCGGCCCGTGACCTCGACGGCAACCTGCTGGAGTTCGTGGCGCTGCCGTCGCGGG